The segment CCAATGCCTCGACAGTTCCAGCTTAAGCAATTCATTTCTCCTGACGGAGCACCCCCACGTGCTCCATCAGTTTACCAGTAGCCCCGGGACTGGTCGCTTCCTTACCCTCCATACTAGGCATAGCATCTTCCCACATCTCCATGTCTGTCAAAACCTCCTTGCCCGTTGGATttaacttcttcttcttcagtgcACCTCCTTTGGATGCATTTTTTGGTTTCACCACTAAAGCCATAGCTGGATTGGGCTCTCGTGGTTCCTTCTGATCTGTAGTTCTTTTACAGCGTGATTGACCCTCATCTTTGGCCTCAGATGAACCATGAGACTCCAGAGATGATCCGATATCCTTCAGTGTCGGAATCATCTCATTTGAGGTCAGGGGGTGGTCTGCTGATGGTCCAGCTAGCAAGGGATGACCTGTTGTATAGTCCGCCCCAGCTGAAGCTCCAAACTGCCTGGGCGATGTATGAAACCCTGCCTTAGCCAACCGGACATTGATTTGGGTCTGCAGGATATCCTTTTTGTCAACCAGCATTTTATCTACTTGCTCTGACAGCTCTTTGTCAATCTGCGAGTTGCCCATTTGCTCATTAGCTTCAAAATCATCTGTAACCCCCACACGGATAGGACTATCTACCTTCCCACCTTGTGTGCGGCCACCCCTACTCCTGAGTGAGGAAGAGTCTGCACTACCCGCGCGAGAAAAGGGAAGCTGGCAGCGGACTGTTGGAGATATCTCAGCCTTCACATAACTAGTCCACCTCTCAAATTGTTTGCAAGGTGAGCACCTCAATTCTGCCGAATAACGAAACATTGTATCCCTTTTTTCTGGTTTCTCACATTCCTTGTCCGAATGGCCCATAAAGCCACAATGAAAACAGAAGTATGGCACACGTTCATATCTGAGGTCAAAATTCCTTATCACCCCTTTGCCTTGGAACTTGACTTTTATTGGTAGCTTAACCCTGAGAGCCTTGTCAACTGGGAGTTCCACCCTGACCCTCAAGAAATCATGCTTGTTCCGTCCACTTTCCTCCACATCTACTTCCAACACCCTCCCCAGCATCTGGCCGAGAGTTTGGCCAGCACGCTGACACATCATCCCAAGAGGTAAATCGTAAATACGCACCCAAACTGGGATGGCATTAAGTGGAATCTCTGACGGGCTCGTGAAGCCATCAAAACCAGCAACGATAAGAGCGTCACCCCTGTGAATCCATGGCCCTCCCTTCAGCACAAAATTAAAGTCTCCTTCCGACCCGAAAGTGATGATGAAAAGATTATCCTTTAGGACCTTGAAACTGAAGTCCGCACGCAATTGCCAAGCACGCTTCATATCATCAAACAAAGCCGATGGGTTTGGGCGTTTCAACGAGTAGAATCTCGCAAGAACTGTCCACTGACCTGCCGCACgagcatcttcttcatcaattACGAACTCCACAACCTCTTCATCCTTTTCTTCAGCCTCAATTTCAGGATGGGAACTTGTGCCTGCATCGATGCTAAATCCTTCCTTATGCTTCTCTAGCCGCCCATGAGCCAATTCCTCACCATGTTCCTGCGCCGAGGTTCCAGTTAGGGAGACCAAAGCATTCGCTGGCACCATCTCCTTCCCGGACGAAGACACCTGCGAGGGCTTTATTGTGCAATCGCTGAAGGACGTCGGGTGGGCGATTTCCTCACCGGAAATCCCTTTGTCACCCCAATCCTCAACAGAAAGCACGGATTCAGCACCTACAGAGGACGTCGAGATGCCCGGGATGAAGATGAGATTACCAATCGCCTGGGCACGAAGCTTTGGGGGAAGGCGAACACCACCTGGAAGGGATTTGTGATCTGAACTCCCCGGCCGTCTTCCCTTGCTTATATGGTCCTCGGTTATCTGCTCTAAACCTGATCGGAGGCGAACTCGAGGACTTTCAGAGCTTGCCAATTCCATCGTGATCTTCAGGGATTCCTCCTTCAAATCGGCCCCCTATCTGCAGGTTCTTCTTTATCTCGAACTCCCCCTGGTGGGGGAGGCCACTCCGAAATCCCCACAAACTTCTTTCGCATCCAAACCACGAGATCAGGCGGATAGGCCCCAGATGCATCCCTAAGGAATAGACTCATCACCTCAGAGGCCAATACCGATGGCGGATTGGAGACGAGCTCCATCCAGACTTCCATCCAGCGCACGAATCCAAACTTCCTTCCAACCCATAAGTTGGGAACGAACTCCATCCTTTCATTGATAACAGAAGAACAGATCCTAGAGGCATCCCCAAGGGAAAGACTTAATTCTTCAGGGACTGACACCACCCTCAGATCAGAGATGGCTTCTATCCAGACTCCCATCCAGCGCGCGACGTCAGCGGCGCCGCCCGGTTGCCCAGGCGCCACCAGCCCTAGCCGCCACCTATTCATCTCCGCTTGAGACTCCTGTTTCTTCCCCGGTCTTTATCTAGTTTGATCACTTTTGGGAGAGTTCAAGATGACAGTGTTTCTTGATTCTCTCGAGAAATTCTTCAATGTAAGTCATAGCAAAATTTCATCTTGGGCATCGACATGTTCATCCAATTGACACAATATGAGATAATGTTGCTTGATTCTCCCTTGAAACGGACAATGTAACGTGAGCTATTACTAGCGTGTATGGGCCGCAAGGAGATAACAAGAAACTCGCCTTCCTACAAGAAGTCTAAGACAATTGCAACCACACCTCAAGAGAGATGGCTTGTTCTTAGAGATTTTAACCTTATCTATCAAGCAGCTAATAAGAGTAACACTAACCTAAATAGGATGCTGATGAACACCTTCAAAGCAACTCTAGACGACATGTACTTAAAGGAACTTAATTTGAAAGGACGCCAATTCACATGGAGCAATGAGCAAGTTAACCCAACACATACGTGGATAGATCGAGTGTTCTACACAACGGAATGGGAGCTCCTCTTCCCCACATGCTTCCTGTAGTCCTTATCGACCATGATGTTCGACCACAGCCCATTGCTCCTGCAAGGTGGGCTCGCCCAAGCTGCCTCATGCAAATTTTGCTTCAAGGACTTTTGGGTCCATATGGAGGGCTTCCACGAGACCATTCAAGTAGCTTGGAACAAACCAATGTTTGTCACACAAATTATGAAAATGCCTCCACACCAAAATGGGGCATGTAGCCAAAGCCATCAAACAATGGTGTAAAACAAAAATTGGAAACACCATACTGCAATTGGCCATTGCCAAAGAAGTTATCTTGAGACTAGATGCGGCCCAAGAGGAAAGGAAACTCACTCAAGAGGAAATTGATCTACGCGAAAATCTCAAGACCAGATGTGTTGGGCTGGCCCTTATTGAGAAGGCTCGCATCAGACAACGCTCACGTTTGACATCCATACGCCTTGGGGATGCAAACACCAAATTCTTCCAGTTACGTGTCAACTCCCAAATGAGAAAGAACTACATACAATGCCTCCAAACTCCGACTGGGCTAGCTTATTCCCACGATAACAAGGAGAAGGCAATCTGCGAACACTTCCGTCAGCACATCAACTCTACCCATTCACGGCCCATCACTTTTGATTGGCACACCATTGGATATTAGCCACAGAACCTATCCTCTCTCGAGGAGCCGTTCACCCAAGAGCAATTTGGTCAATGCCAACCAACAAGGCACCCGGGCATGATGGCTTCATAGCGCTTTCCTTCAAGGAATGTTGGGAGATAAGAAAAGAGGATGTAACAGCTGCTTTCAACCAGCTGTACAACATGAACGCGCGTAGCTTTGACCTACTTAACTCAGCACACATTATTCTCCTTCCCAAAAAGACAGATGGTATGAAAGTTGGAGACTACATGCCCATAAGTTTGATACACAACAtcaccaaaattttctctaagCTACTAGCAAATAGGCTCACCCCTCGCTTGGACGACATAGTCTCTTCTTGTCAAAGCACCTTCATCAAAAAGCGTTGCATCCAGGACAACTTCTTGTATACCCAAAACATTGTTCGAAGGTTCCACAAAACAAAGACCCCCTCTCTCTTCATGAAGCTTGACATCCAAAAGGCATTCGACACCATCAACTAGACCTACATGCACGAAGTGCTACAGTCTATTGGCTTTGGCCCTCGCTAGCGCGAATGGATTTCAATCCTTTTTGGCACTGCCTCTTCCAAAACCATTCTAAACGGCCAATTTTACTATCACTTggaactactgaacaaaaccaTTCAGTAGTGTGTCAGTAGTATTAGTAGTTGTTAGCAGTTCCTAGCAGTATCAGTAGTTTATTCGGTAGTGTCAGCaatttttgttcagtagttttgttcagtagttccaagtcatagtaaaattgttcagtagtagTTTTTAGTAGTACTAGTAGTTTGTTCAGTGGTGCCAGTaatttttgttcagtagttgttagtagtttcAAGTAATTCAGTAGCTTCAGTAGCGGAGGCGggcggaggaggatgagagcGTGGCAACCAAGGGTGGCGCGGCAACCGAGGGTGGGGCGTGGCTGCACGCAGTTGCGGGGTGGGAGCGACATGTGGTGAGCGCGGGTGGGGGTAGGGGCGACACGTGGCGTGCATGGATTGAGGGTTGGGTGGGTGCCAGTAATTCTACAACTATAGTGTAGAATAGCATTCTACACATAGGACCTAACCCACCCAAACGAACCCCCTCCAGCCCACCCGCACCACACCCCCACCAACCTAACATAGCCCAGCGAACCCCCACGCACGCCATGTGTCCCTGCCTTGCCCCACCCCACACCCACCACGTGTCGCCCCCGCTCGGACCCCACCAGTCCCGTGTCCCCATCACGCGCTCGGCCTGGCGTGACCAGACCCCACCTGCCATGTGTCCCTGCTCTGCGTGCTCGGCCTCACGTGCTTGGACCTACGCCCGCCTCGCACATAACTACTGACCACTGGCGCATGAAACAGTTACTGccaactactgaacaaaatgactaacactactgaacaaactattAATGCTACTGGCAACTACTGACAcaaactactgaataattttactataacttTGAGCTAATAAACAACTATTGAACAAAACTACTGATACTATTGAACAAACTAGTAATACTACTagcaactactaacactactgacacAAACTACTGAAACAATATTACTATAACTTAGAACTACTGAATACTACCAGTGACTACAAACACTACTAAACAATTTTTCGACTGAACAGTTACTGACATAACTACTAACAACTATTGAAACATTCGAATCATAGAAAAAATATTGAAGTATTATTAGATGATAACTACTGAAGAATTATAGAATGAAAACTATTGAATAAGTACTGTGCTAGGTGGCAGCACAGATGCACGTGGGGACACGTGTGTGGCGCGGGGCGCGTGCCACCGCGCGAGACACGGGGCCGTGAAACACGTCGCGGCGCGAGCACGCGAGGCACGGAACCGTGAGACACAGCGCGGCGCGGGGCATGCCCCTCGCGGGATGCGGGCGTGCGGGCTGTGCGACACGTGGGCTGCTTTGTTGGGCCAGCTGTGTAGTTAGTTGGTTAGACTCGATGATGTAGAATAATATACTATACTATAAGTGTAGTATAGCACTTTCCTAAGGCCTTTCATATGTGGGAAAGGAAAATAATCTTGCAAGGTACAGAAGGTAGAATAAGTGGAAGGAAATTAACAGAGAAACAACTCTGGAACCTCTTAACCTATGCCATCACCCTATATACATGATATCATTATTAGCATTTATTCTAGAAAGGATAATGGAAGTATGTTGCAGATGACAACAAATAATTTTGAACCATGCAACGGATCTGACTCCACGCGGCAACATCCCTGTACGGAGTCCACAACGACTTGACTTGCATTGACTCGCCGATTCCAATTCTACCCCTGCAAACACCCGCATATTACCCTCGGCCGAACGTCCGCATAGTGGCATACCATCCGCTAACCCTCGAGGGGGCAAAACCGTCATTGCGGTCGCCACGCACCTAGTAATAGTATAACTACCGCTCTCCCACCCCGCCTGCCCTTTAGCTAAAGTACTAGCCCTAGAAACCAATCTGCTCCAAAATCCAAAACCCTCACCGTTTGATCGATCGCTGCGATGGACTACGAGCACGGCGGTGGGGCGCGAGGCCGCGGGAGGGGTCGCGGTGGCGGGCGTAGGGGAGGCGGCTACGGGCCTCGCGGAGGAGGGGGCTACGGGCATGACGGAAGCGGTGAgggtggaggagaaggaggaggctaCAACGGGACCCGTGGAGGCGGAGGCTACCACGGGTCTCGCGGAGGCGGAGAAGGAGGGGGCTAtggcgcgggcgggcgcggtGGGCGTGGCcctggcggtggcggtggacaCGCGTACGTGTCAAGCGGTGGGCGTGGCGGGAACGCGTGGGCGACGTCGGGGAGAGGCCGCGGAGGCGGCCCAGGGGAGTACGTCCCGGTGAGGGCGCCTGCGCAGGCGACCACGGCGAGGGGGATCGCGACCGAGGATGCGGCGAGCTCGTCGGGGTCCGTCGGTAAGTGCTTTTCCGGATTTACTCGCACGAATTGTGCAGCTTCGTACATTACTTTCTTCGTGATGTTCGAAACCTGCTAAGGCGGTTTCCTGATGGTTGATTGCCCTGCTCCGATTGATTTCTCTGGGTCGAGGCGGTGCGTTTCGCTATGTTGGTTGATGGTACGGTTAGgccagtggcggatccagcccaGGCTAGGGAGGGGTGCTGGGCCTTTTGCTCTTCAGCATTTTGGGTTGGGCCCGTGCTATGTGAGaggaatttttaaaaaaattctgaattttctcctttatttctctGTGCTTCGTGGGCTGGGCCCGTGCTGCAGCCCCCCAGCACGGGCCCTGAATCCGCCCCTGGGTTAGGCACTGCTTATGTTGTGCAATTACGGACTTGTGCTTGCAATTTCCGCGTGCTCATTCTCATCAGGGGTTACCATTTGCGTTCTCTCGGTGCGAGATTAGTCCGTGATTGTTAGTGTTGTGCGATGAATTAGTTTCTAGAATTAAATATGTTCCAGATGCATCTGTGTTGTAGATGAGATGGGTGCTCCGGGTTTGCGAATAGAGATATAGAGATTCAAACAAGGAACATCTCTCTGTATGATAAGGTCATTTTTGTGAATTGGATGGATGCATTAGGTAGCACCATAGCAGTCATTGATTAGCCTTATGCACTTACAGGCTACAGCTTGTATACATAAGAATCTTTTGTTCCTTAGCTCGAGAAGGTCACAGTGAGGGAGGTGTGGCGATGAGCAcgtacccaaaaaaaaaacactttacACCTTTTGCAAACTTTATCCTACCCCACCATTTTGAGATCAGAATTGATCATTCGAGATGAACAGAACGTGAGAAATTAGAGAACAAAACCAATGTAGCTAGCATTGGAGgttaatattttttagttttgctatttttcaagtgcttgaaacttggcttCCAATCACAACTGAGAAAAATAAGTTGGTTTCAAACACTTGAAAAAATAGTCACCCTCTTTTCTGGTTTGCCAGCTTCATTTCGAAGATCCAGGGTATATCATTTAATTCTCGTATCCTTAGATAGGAAACGTATTGAGAAAGCACTCAGAACTATTGCCGGTGAAAATTCAGGGCTCTGTGTCTTAAGCGCTGAACAATTcacctttctctttttttcgcTTTTTCTTGGTAGTGTGTTATTCTATAAGTATGCTAGGCAGTTGTCAATATAAATTGAGTCATGCTATATTTTGGAGAGCGAATAGATGAGAGAAGTTGCACTGGGGCAGAGTTTACATTTTTGGAGTAATGGAACAAATAAAGATATGATTTGTGGAGGAGAATTTCCTACCTAAAACTGAATCGTTTTCTATATTTACTCCAGCATTTTAATTGGTAAATTGTGCATGGTACATTTACTCCAGCATTTTAATCTGGGCAATAGTTTCTAAGGAGATACTATAGTGTGTTTAACTGTATAACCTTTTTTTCTTGAACATCATGAAATATTACTGTTTTTCTCATGTAAGCTTGACGTTTGCTGTTTCTAACTGCTCTTCCTTTCCCCGTAGAACGCATTGTCTCCAGTGATTTGGCCAGAGTAGAACCACTAGCATCGCCACCAGTTGCCACATCTCCTGTTGCCACACGAGTGGCAATGCGAAGACCTGATGGTGGAGGCTCATCATTTCAGGCCAAGGTCAGACTTTTGGTGAACCATTTCATTGTCAACTACCGAGAGGCGTCAACCATTTTTCACTACGACATAAACATCAAGCTTGATCAAGCTTCCCCTAAGACTTCAAGCAAGGAGCTCTCCAAGGCAGAATTTCTTTCTGCCAAGGATGAGCTCTTCAAGGACAACAGCTTTCGGTTGCTTTCTTCATATGTTGCTTATGATGGCGGAAGAAATCTATTCACTTCAGCTCAACTGCCAGAAGGTTTATTCCGTGTGAGAGTTCGGTCACGGACCTATATTGTATCAGTGGAGTTCAGGAAGCAGCTGGCGTTAAGCCAACTCTCAGAGTTACCTGTGCCTAGAGAGGTCTTGCAGGGTCTTGATGTCATTGTGCGTGAGGCCTCACGCTGGCGCAAGATTATCCTTGGTAAGGGATTTTACTCACAGGACAGTGGTCAAGACATCGGGAAGGGTGTTGTAGCTCTGAAAGGAACCCAACAGACACTTAAATACACTCAGCAAGGGCTGATCCTATGCGTAGACTATTCAGTTATGCCATTTTACCAAGCTGGGCCAGTGCTAGATCTTGTTGAGAAATTAGTGAGGCCCCTAGATTACAGGACACCACTGAAAAAGTGGCAAAAGGAAAATTTGGAGTCTGAGCTTAAAGGCCGACGTGTAACTGTGATTCACCGAAGGACAAATCAAAAGTACACTGTTCAAGGCTTGACAGACTTGCCTGCCAGTCAGATTACCTTTGTGGATGCTGAATCCGGGCAAAAAAAGAGGCTAGTTGATTATTATGCTCAACAGTATAGCAAGGTGATTGAGTATCAGATGCTCCCATGCTTGGATTTGAGCAAGAGCAAGGACAAACCAAATTATGTGCCAATTGAGCTTTGCACTCTTATTGAAGGGCAGAGGTATCCAAAGGCAAACTTGGATAAGAACTCCGATAGAATACTGAAAGAGAAGGCCCTAATCCCTGCATTTAGGCGTAAGGAGGAGATTCTGGACTTGGTGAATGCTACAGATGGACCTTGCAGGTAACTGACCGTTGTGTTTCCTTTTCATTTAGATGTGAGAAATAACTGATGTTTATTATCGAATACTAATTATCATTTCATTTCCAGGGGAGAAATAGCCCAGCGATTTGGGATTTCCTTGGATGTTCAAATGACAAAAGTCATGGGTAGGATCCTTCCTCCACCCAACCTAAAACTCGGCACCTCCAACGGCCAGACCTGCAAATTCAGTATTGATCAGTCCTGCCAGTGGAACCTTGTGAAGAAGAGACTAGTAGAAGGCCGGGATCTTCAGTGCTGGGGCATTGTCGACTTCAGTGCACGGTCATCTCACTCCAGGCAGGAGCCCCTCAATGGAAACATGTTTCTTGAAAAGATCGTGAGGAAGTGCCGTGACCTTGGCATTCAGATGAAACCTGAACCATGTTTTGTGCACCTGTCAGAAATGGCAGTGCTATCTGATCCCAGCATGCTATACGAGGAGCTAAACAAAGCGAAGCAGGCTGCAGTGAACAAGAAGCAGAGGCTGCAGCTACTCTTCTGCCCAATGTCTGAGCAGCATCCAGGGTACAAGACACTGAAGCTGGTCTGCGAGACGCAGCTGGGGATCCTGACCCAGTGTTTCCTGAGCCCCCTCGCGAACAAGCCGCAGGGCCAGGACCAGTACATGACCAACCTTGCTCTCAAGATCAATGGAAAGCTTGGGGGCAGCAACGTACAGCTGTTCGACGCGCTCCCACGGGTCAGCGGCGTGCCTTTCATGTTCATCGGCGCTGACGTGAACCACCCGTCGCCCGGGAATGTGGAGAGCCCGTCCATAGCAGCCGTGGTCGCGTCCATCGACCCTGGCGCCAGCAAGTACGTGCCAAGAATCCACGCCCAGCCGCACCGCTGCGAGGTGATCAAGCAACTCGGTGAGATCTGCCGGGAGCTTATCGGCGTCTACGAGAAGCAGAACGGCGTGAAGCCGCAGAAGATCATCTACTTCCGTGACGGCGTGAGCGACGGGCAATTCGAAATGGTCCTCAACGAGGAGCTGGCGGACATGGAGAAGGCGATCAAGGTGAACGGCTACGCGCCGACCATCACCGTCATCGTGGCCAAGAAGCGGCATAACACGCGCCTGTTCCCCAAGGACAGGAATGAGCCGCAGACCAGGAACGGCAACGTGCCGCCAGGCACGGTGGTGGACACCGGCGTGGTCGACCCGTCGGCGTACGACTTCTACCTGTGCAGCCACAACGGGCTGCTGGGGACGAGCCGGCCGACGCACTACTACAGCCTGATGGACGAGCACGGGTTCGGGTCGGACGATCTGCAGAAGCTGGTGTACAACCTATGCTTCGTGTTCGCGCGGTGCACCAAGCCGGTGTCGCTGGTGACGCCTGTGTACTACGCCGACCTCGCGGCGTACCGCGGCAGGCTCTACTATGAGGGCATGATGTCGTCCCAGCCCCGGAGGAGCGGGTCGGCATCTTCCTCATCCACGGGGGATTTTGAAGTCGGGAGCTTTCCGAGGCTGCACAAGGATCTGGAGGACAACATGTTCTTTATCTGACACCAGCTTTTCACCGGTGTCGTGGAGCATGGTCTGGTAAAATTCTTACGGCAGCGCAATGTCGCATGTTTTCAACTCTGGTTTCTCGCTGGTGGTGTCGTTTTGTGTGTGTATTGTTAGTTCTTACTGCATTTGAGTGAAGGACACGGGTCTAACCATACCATAGGTGTTTGTTTCTGTCACCCCTTTTTCAGTCTGATGGTCTGGTCTATAGCCTTTATTTTTGACAAAACTCATGTTGAGTAGTACTACGCTACAATTTATAGAGTTTGTTACTGAAGACACTGTGTGGCAGTAGATCAACAAGGAGAAGGGTTCAGTTTTTGAGTTCTGAAGATACTGTTGTACATCACTGCGTCGCCTTTTCCTTCTGTGACATAGACATTGCAGGCTCCTGCAGGATAGCAGATGCGAGCTGAGACGCATCCGGCTCGAATTTTTTAGTTGCGAGTTGGACCCGGTCTGGTGGAGGGGGCGGAGTGGAGAAGCTACAGCCACCGCACCCAACACGCGCACAAAGTTGAAGAGGCTGCTAGCTCTTCCCGCTCGTGGCCGGCGAGGCAACGGCGAAGAGGCTCGACGGCATGaccgaggagctcgccgccgctaCTGGTACCCCGTCCCTCCCTCCGGGTCCAAGCCCGCCCCTCGCCTTTTGGACTGTCCCCGGATTTTGTAGACATGTCTGAATCTGTCGTATGTGCGTGATCTTCAGATGATCTAACGAATCCGTCGTATGTCCGAATCTACCAGGCCCCTCGCTTCTTGGACAGGACAGGTCCCCTCTGGGCTGTGGCGTTCATTCTTAAATATTTACAAGGCATTGCTCCTTTGTTCTATATGATCAACGATGTAGTCACCTACCACAATTCATCCTGGTAATGCATAGTTGTTATCAAACAGGATTCCATGTTTCTTCCATCCTGTCTGATTCATGCCTTACCTATCTGCTAGGAAATTAAGCATATGCTGCACATACCATCGTGCACACCAACACAAAATCTACACTTATCTATATTTAATCTATACTTTTATAAAATACATGAATTGTGGTAGAACTGATTGATCTCCACCGTCCACCCAAATTGATCAAATAGTCGCCGTGTAAAGATTCTCTCCGTTCCTTCTTCcgaaaatacatttaatcttccATTTTCGTCGTGCGTCGTCCCCTGCCCCCCACCCTGCGGTTCCTCAATTCACACGATTCCCTCCCGATCCCGTTGTTCCCTTCACCAAATCACGCTGCATAATTCCCCATCTGAAATCATGCCATCATTCCCCTCTCGATTCCTCAGTGACGTCGTTGCCCTCCCTTGAGCTAGCTCGCCCGTCATCGGGGCGGTGCTCCTGACATCCATCTCCGTCGGATTCGATCGTGTGGAGATGAGGGACGTGGCCTCGACGGTCATCTCTGGCCATGTGAAGATAGGGGACATCGTCGCTTTCTTCGATCGTGTAGAGGTGGGGGCGCCCCGTCCCCTCCACCAGCTGCACCGTCCCCGACCACTCAAGTGTTGTCGTCTCCTTTGACCACCTCTACTGCTCCTACGGATCCGGCACCCCCAAACCCGAGTACATAGTCCTCAACCCTCTCTCTGATGGTGTAGCAATGAATTGAGATAGAAATCCTAAGATCGTCAATTCCCAAATGGAAATCCTTCTCTTGTCATGGACACAGTTCATAAATCAGTAGCTGCCGTTAAAGTCTATACCAATGTCGCCATATTAAGGAGTAATGCACTTTAATCAGTATCAAGGCTAGACGTGAATAAAAAATCTCTACATTAGACCTATAGCATGTATCCATATTTTGTCAATTTTATTATTTCCTATGTCTACTTTGATTCACAAGGCTGGAAAAATAATTTCACTGTAATATACCATTTGTCTCTTGCTCAAATATTGTTTAAATACATTATTATTCTTGGTGCCTATATGATTAATGTGTATTAATGCCAGTATATGGTTCTATACTTGTATAATCATAGATTCACATATGTTTAATTGATGtttgttattttgtttcatCTAAGTATCCGTGGACAAGTCATAAGGATACTTAGCATTATTTTGGATGTGAGTAAACTATCTTATTTTATGAAAAATTTTAGCTTCCATTACAATATtattaatttcatatatgttacACATACACACTTACTAATAATATAAAAAGCACTAGTTGCTTCTTTCCGGTCCACTCCGTTTTGTCTACACAGAACAACCAGATTAATTTAATCAAACAGAGATCGATGTTATGCCATGTGTCCCATCTGACGGCTCAAAGCTTTCGGATCCATCGTTCCCCTCCCACTATAACAGTCGAATGCACACACCGATAACCACAATCAACATTAATGGCTTTAGTGAAGCATTAAACAGCTCAAATAAGATATTATTCCAATCAACATTAATGACCCTAATTAAGCattaaataattcaaataaaatattactccctctgattgcaaatatagatcgttttagcTTTCTCAAtcattctctaaatataaatcattctcgaacttttatgcattttttctcttttattcttttttacccttgtttaataaataatatcactctcacaaatgaataagttatcttttccaatacagaataaataaaagttaataagatcatttgatctatttttttaatctttatacataaatctaaaataaCCTATATTTACAATCCAACGGAGTATTTCATTCCATCTATTATTCCTACCATGCCATCTGATCACTCAgacaatccaatccaatcccgTGATTTACATCTATCTTTGCTCTTTCTTCCCCAACCTCACGCATCGCGCTCCCGTACACCTGCCCTCTCCAAAGCATGACCACACATGGTCTGCTGGACGCTATCCCATCCCCACAAAGAGCTGT is part of the Phragmites australis chromosome 12, lpPhrAust1.1, whole genome shotgun sequence genome and harbors:
- the LOC133886783 gene encoding protein argonaute 2-like, with translation MDYEHGGGARGRGRGRGGGRRGGGYGPRGGGGYGHDGSGEGGGEGGGYNGTRGGGGYHGSRGGGEGGGYGAGGRGGRGPGGGGGHAYVSSGGRGGNAWATSGRGRGGGPGEYVPVRAPAQATTARGIATEDAASSSGSVERIVSSDLARVEPLASPPVATSPVATRVAMRRPDGGGSSFQAKVRLLVNHFIVNYREASTIFHYDINIKLDQASPKTSSKELSKAEFLSAKDELFKDNSFRLLSSYVAYDGGRNLFTSAQLPEGLFRVRVRSRTYIVSVEFRKQLALSQLSELPVPREVLQGLDVIVREASRWRKIILGKGFYSQDSGQDIGKGVVALKGTQQTLKYTQQGLILCVDYSVMPFYQAGPVLDLVEKLVRPLDYRTPLKKWQKENLESELKGRRVTVIHRRTNQKYTVQGLTDLPASQITFVDAESGQKKRLVDYYAQQYSKVIEYQMLPCLDLSKSKDKPNYVPIELCTLIEGQRYPKANLDKNSDRILKEKALIPAFRRKEEILDLVNATDGPCRGEIAQRFGISLDVQMTKVMGRILPPPNLKLGTSNGQTCKFSIDQSCQWNLVKKRLVEGRDLQCWGIVDFSARSSHSRQEPLNGNMFLEKIVRKCRDLGIQMKPEPCFVHLSEMAVLSDPSMLYEELNKAKQAAVNKKQRLQLLFCPMSEQHPGYKTLKLVCETQLGILTQCFLSPLANKPQGQDQYMTNLALKINGKLGGSNVQLFDALPRVSGVPFMFIGADVNHPSPGNVESPSIAAVVASIDPGASKYVPRIHAQPHRCEVIKQLGEICRELIGVYEKQNGVKPQKIIYFRDGVSDGQFEMVLNEELADMEKAIKVNGYAPTITVIVAKKRHNTRLFPKDRNEPQTRNGNVPPGTVVDTGVVDPSAYDFYLCSHNGLLGTSRPTHYYSLMDEHGFGSDDLQKLVYNLCFVFARCTKPVSLVTPVYYADLAAYRGRLYYEGMMSSQPRRSGSASSSSTGDFEVGSFPRLHKDLEDNMFFI